One window from the genome of Candidatus Synechococcus calcipolaris G9 encodes:
- a CDS encoding retropepsin-like aspartic protease family protein yields MKAYGLLLCLGLLIPTPVLGQSLGSDALYQAIANQDWARAIQVVDQMIQANPGQANELRRYRQELIQLQQRPPNAQQRPTRPSAQVGTAPIIRRQNGIPVIRVLFNQRLASEMMVDTGASMTVITRPLARALGITPANVVDNAVFNTANGQTVMPIVYVRSLDVAGLNQTMIPVAIAGPELSMGLLGQDFLQQFDLSLRQDHIQFHRRSSGN; encoded by the coding sequence ATGAAAGCCTACGGGTTGCTCCTCTGTCTGGGATTACTCATTCCTACCCCCGTTTTGGGCCAATCCCTGGGATCCGATGCCCTTTACCAGGCGATCGCTAATCAAGACTGGGCTAGGGCAATCCAAGTAGTGGATCAAATGATTCAGGCCAACCCAGGTCAGGCCAATGAACTCCGCCGCTATCGCCAGGAATTAATCCAACTCCAGCAGCGTCCCCCCAATGCCCAGCAACGGCCGACCCGTCCCTCAGCGCAAGTGGGTACTGCCCCGATTATTCGTCGCCAAAATGGAATTCCCGTCATTCGGGTATTATTTAATCAGCGACTTGCCTCGGAAATGATGGTGGACACCGGTGCAAGTATGACCGTTATTACGCGACCCCTTGCACGGGCCCTGGGTATCACCCCCGCCAATGTTGTAGATAATGCCGTTTTTAACACCGCCAATGGCCAGACAGTTATGCCGATTGTTTATGTGCGATCCCTGGATGTTGCTGGTCTGAACCAAACCATGATCCCGGTGGCGATCGCCGGCCCAGAATTATCCATGGGACTGCTGGGGCAGGATTTTTTACAGCAGTTTGATCTGAGTTTACGCCAAGATCACATTCAGTTTCATCGCCGCTCGTCGGGCAATTAG
- a CDS encoding Uma2 family endonuclease: protein MPTLLKWTIEAYHRLIDQEVLAEKKVELLDGDIVIMPPESPLHSYTTRKSTDYLRQKFQNTALIIESHPITLSTSEPEPDITVAIPPQERYKERHPTPNDIFWIIEISNVTLAYDLNDKKRVYAQAGISEYWVVDLNARQVFIFRDPSQSDYQTQQTLSTGVIIPQAFPKLELSILELFHW, encoded by the coding sequence ATGCCGACCCTTCTGAAATGGACTATAGAGGCCTACCACCGCCTGATTGACCAGGAAGTGCTGGCTGAAAAAAAAGTCGAACTCTTAGACGGTGATATTGTCATAATGCCCCCGGAAAGTCCACTGCATAGTTACACCACCCGAAAAAGCACGGATTATCTCAGGCAAAAATTTCAGAACACGGCCCTCATCATTGAATCCCATCCCATCACCCTGAGTACGTCCGAACCAGAACCAGATATCACAGTTGCCATTCCACCTCAAGAACGATATAAAGAGCGACATCCCACCCCCAATGACATTTTCTGGATCATTGAAATCTCAAACGTTACCTTAGCTTATGACCTGAACGACAAAAAGCGCGTCTATGCTCAGGCCGGGATTTCTGAATATTGGGTGGTTGATCTAAATGCGCGTCAAGTTTTTATTTTCCGTGATCCGAGCCAGAGTGATTATCAAACTCAGCAAACTCTCTCCACAGGTGTCATTATTCCCCAGGCCTTCCCGAAGTTAGAGTTATCTATTTTAGAACTTTTTCACTGGTAG
- a CDS encoding 2Fe-2S iron-sulfur cluster-binding protein — MLKLKLKNDQDASLNQDIDIIVAHLPQQEFLIGRLPDCQLILPSTEVSRLHAKIIYQGDRYQFIDLNSRAGTRIKQQALTPQQAYPLSVGDRIELSSFSLEVMQSNSQGESQSPLVSMPTVLHLENTDPVLPAVAPMPVELLDLENLNPWKKGDIKLCCARIIQETADVKTFCFIAEPPVLFNYKPGQFITLDLEIGGESINRSYSISSTPSRPHTLEVTVKRVPPPEDAPLSPPGLVSNWLHDNLSVGDWINISGPLGKFTCVNQPSEKVLFISAGSGITPMMSMTRWLYDTAAPCDVIFFHNARTPEDIIYQKELETLSQRMPRFKLAISLSRRQDHQSWAGLTGRLNAPMLELIAPDFRDRTVYVCGPNPFMAGVKSLLAGLNFPMEQYHEESFGGKKPKPAPSTPAKPASASPGNPAGSAVVTPTPSLTPRSGYGLAGILGNRETSSGENTAVEGMEVSAPVANAPAPATNSGLVVVFTKSSKEVTADGDLSILELAEQEGVKIRSSCRSGSCGTCKKRKVEGDVKLEDFDPEALEEDEQAEGFILTCIAYPQGRVLIEA, encoded by the coding sequence ATGCTCAAACTGAAGCTTAAAAATGATCAGGACGCGAGTCTCAATCAAGATATTGATATTATTGTTGCCCATTTACCCCAGCAGGAATTTTTAATTGGTCGCCTGCCCGATTGCCAGTTAATTCTCCCCAGTACTGAGGTCAGTCGCCTCCATGCCAAAATCATCTATCAGGGCGATCGCTACCAGTTCATTGATTTGAATAGTCGGGCCGGCACTCGTATCAAGCAACAGGCCCTAACCCCCCAGCAGGCCTATCCCCTGTCCGTGGGCGATCGCATTGAACTGTCCTCCTTTTCCTTGGAGGTGATGCAGTCTAATAGCCAGGGAGAAAGTCAATCTCCCTTGGTGAGTATGCCCACTGTCTTGCACCTAGAGAACACAGATCCGGTCTTACCTGCTGTGGCCCCCATGCCCGTAGAACTCTTGGACTTGGAAAACCTGAACCCTTGGAAAAAAGGCGATATAAAACTCTGTTGCGCTCGCATTATTCAAGAAACCGCTGACGTTAAAACCTTTTGCTTTATTGCCGAACCCCCGGTTCTCTTTAACTATAAACCAGGGCAATTTATTACCCTTGACCTAGAGATTGGCGGCGAATCCATTAATCGCTCCTATTCCATTTCCTCCACCCCGTCCCGACCGCACACTCTGGAAGTTACGGTTAAACGAGTTCCTCCCCCCGAAGATGCGCCCCTGTCGCCCCCTGGGTTGGTGTCCAATTGGCTCCACGACAATCTATCCGTGGGAGATTGGATCAATATAAGCGGCCCCCTGGGCAAGTTTACCTGCGTGAATCAGCCGTCGGAAAAGGTACTGTTTATTTCCGCCGGAAGTGGGATTACGCCGATGATGTCCATGACTCGCTGGCTCTACGATACGGCAGCCCCCTGTGATGTTATTTTCTTCCACAATGCCCGCACCCCTGAAGATATTATTTACCAGAAAGAACTAGAAACCCTCAGTCAACGGATGCCCCGCTTCAAGTTAGCCATTAGTCTGAGTCGTCGCCAAGACCATCAATCCTGGGCCGGCCTGACGGGTCGCCTGAATGCCCCGATGCTGGAACTCATTGCCCCTGATTTTCGCGATCGCACCGTCTATGTTTGCGGCCCCAATCCGTTTATGGCGGGGGTCAAGTCCCTGCTGGCAGGCCTGAATTTTCCCATGGAGCAGTACCACGAGGAAAGTTTTGGTGGCAAAAAACCGAAACCGGCCCCATCCACCCCTGCAAAACCGGCCAGTGCATCCCCAGGGAATCCGGCAGGTTCGGCCGTCGTGACACCAACACCATCCTTAACCCCCCGATCGGGCTATGGATTAGCGGGTATTTTAGGGAATCGGGAGACAAGTTCTGGGGAGAATACCGCCGTCGAGGGTATGGAGGTTTCTGCCCCAGTGGCCAATGCCCCAGCCCCGGCCACAAATAGTGGTTTAGTGGTGGTCTTTACCAAGTCCAGCAAGGAAGTGACGGCCGATGGTGACCTCTCCATTTTGGAGTTAGCGGAGCAGGAGGGGGTAAAAATCCGCAGCAGTTGCCGTTCGGGCAGTTGTGGAACCTGCAAAAAACGCAAAGTAGAGGGGGATGTCAAGTTAGAGGACTTTGATCCCGAAGCCCTGGAGGAGGATGAGCAGGCCGAGGGCTTTATTCTCACCTGTATTGCCTATCCCCAGGGACGGGTACTCATTGAAGCCTAA
- a CDS encoding SDR family oxidoreductase: protein MDVRNTTVFITGASSGIGQACAEVFGAAGARLILVARRLERLEHLAAHLETTYGVSSHCLALDVRDRPQVDHVLKTLDPEWSTIDILINNAGLSRGLEPFPEASLEDWEEMIDTNIKGLLYVTRALLPGMLKEQRGHIINVGSIAGLQVYPRGHVYCATKAAVQALTTGLKLDLLGTPLRVTGIEPGLVETEFSQVRFHGDGDRAAQVYENLTPLTAQDVAETILFCASRPAHVNINQIVLMPVDQASTTLVHRHPQAAKKEA from the coding sequence ATGGATGTTAGGAATACAACGGTTTTCATCACCGGAGCCAGTAGCGGTATTGGCCAAGCCTGTGCCGAAGTCTTTGGGGCTGCTGGGGCCAGACTGATCCTCGTTGCCCGTCGATTAGAACGCCTAGAACACCTGGCAGCCCACCTAGAGACAACCTATGGCGTTTCTAGTCATTGCTTGGCCCTAGATGTGCGCGATCGCCCCCAAGTGGATCACGTCCTGAAAACCTTGGATCCAGAATGGTCAACCATTGATATTTTGATCAACAATGCCGGACTGAGCCGAGGGTTAGAACCCTTTCCTGAGGCCAGTCTTGAAGATTGGGAAGAAATGATTGACACGAATATTAAGGGGCTTCTCTATGTGACCCGGGCCCTGCTACCGGGAATGCTAAAAGAACAGCGGGGCCATATTATTAACGTCGGCTCCATCGCTGGTTTGCAGGTCTATCCCCGCGGCCATGTCTACTGTGCCACCAAGGCGGCGGTACAGGCCCTAACCACCGGATTGAAATTAGATCTGCTGGGTACCCCCCTGCGGGTGACAGGCATTGAACCGGGACTGGTGGAAACGGAATTTAGCCAGGTGCGCTTCCATGGGGATGGCGATCGGGCGGCTCAGGTCTACGAAAATTTGACCCCACTGACGGCCCAGGATGTGGCAGAGACCATTTTGTTTTGTGCCAGCCGTCCAGCCCATGTGAATATTAATCAAATTGTTTTAATGCCCGTGGATCAAGCCAGTACAACCTTGGTACACCGTCACCCCCAGGCGGCAAAAAAAGAAGCCTAA
- a CDS encoding inorganic diphosphatase, which yields MSLDLSRIPAQPKPGLINVLVEICGGSRNKYEFDKDMNAFILDRVLYSAVNYPFDYGFIPNTLADDGDPLDGLVMMDEPTFPGCVIASRPIGMLEMIDSGDRDEKILCVPADDPRYSQVKSLTDVAPHRLEEISEFFRTYKNLQKKATEILGWQDVDKVQPLVDQCIKAYK from the coding sequence ATGAGCCTAGACCTTTCTCGCATTCCTGCCCAACCCAAGCCTGGTTTAATCAATGTGCTGGTGGAAATCTGTGGCGGCAGTCGCAATAAGTATGAATTTGACAAGGATATGAATGCCTTTATCCTGGATCGGGTGCTGTATTCGGCGGTGAATTATCCCTTCGACTATGGCTTTATTCCCAATACCCTGGCGGATGACGGGGATCCCCTAGATGGTTTGGTGATGATGGATGAGCCGACCTTTCCAGGCTGTGTGATTGCCTCCCGCCCCATTGGTATGTTGGAAATGATTGACAGTGGCGATCGCGATGAAAAAATTCTCTGTGTTCCCGCTGATGATCCTCGCTATAGCCAGGTTAAATCCCTGACGGATGTTGCCCCCCATCGCCTAGAGGAAATTTCCGAGTTCTTCCGTACCTATAAAAACCTGCAAAAGAAAGCCACGGAAATCCTGGGCTGGCAAGATGTGGATAAAGTGCAACCCCTGGTAGATCAATGCATTAAGGCTTACAAGTAA